In one Saccharibacillus brassicae genomic region, the following are encoded:
- the radC gene encoding RadC family protein: MKSHSNDNLKHLIAQSLREQEDSYTIQQLFNQFPTKTELLNATEQQLVTIKGIGAGKARQITAMLKLATVLAAPTHNPTAIRSPQDVFDLLSSEYKHATKESFICLFLNTKNRLIFKEVISIGNLNSAIVHPREVFQAAIKRCSASLICAHNHPSGDPEPSFEDVKMTKRLVDAGKIIGIEVLDHVIIGDHQFYSLKEHGHI; the protein is encoded by the coding sequence ATGAAATCTCATTCAAATGATAATCTTAAGCACCTAATTGCTCAGTCGCTTCGAGAGCAAGAAGATAGTTATACCATTCAGCAGCTCTTCAACCAGTTCCCTACAAAGACAGAGCTTTTAAATGCTACTGAACAACAGCTGGTTACGATCAAAGGTATTGGTGCAGGAAAAGCCCGTCAAATCACTGCTATGTTGAAATTAGCTACCGTGCTGGCAGCTCCAACCCATAATCCAACCGCGATTCGAAGTCCTCAAGATGTATTTGATCTTCTCTCCTCTGAATACAAGCATGCTACAAAAGAAAGCTTCATCTGCCTTTTCTTGAACACAAAAAATCGACTGATCTTCAAAGAAGTGATCTCTATAGGCAATCTGAATTCAGCAATCGTACATCCTCGTGAAGTATTCCAAGCGGCAATCAAACGCTGCAGTGCTTCGCTGATCTGTGCACACAATCACCCTAGCGGAGATCCGGAACCTTCCTTTGAAGATGTGAAGATGACCAAGCGCCTTGTCGATGCTGGTAAGATCATCGGTATAGAGGTGCTTGATCATGTCATCATTGGTGACCACCAATTTTATAGCCTGAAAGAACACGGACATATTTAA
- a CDS encoding glycoside hydrolase family 32 protein, whose translation MTESQQSHRRALERAELSIAEQQAAAAADPWRLRYHIAAPAYWINDPNGFCFFRGEYHLFYQHHPFSPQWGPMYWGHAKSADLAHWEHLPIALAPSEDYDADGCFSGSAIEKDGRLWLMYTGNRWTGPDREADLLQVQALAVSDDGTTFEKYAGNPVIAEAPAGNIHPFHFRDPKVWEHEGAYYCVLGSRTPDHLGQVLLYRSDTLTDWSFVGIMAGGREPAGKLGYMWECPDLFELGGVHVLAFSPQGVAPDGESYLNLHQAGYVLGTLDYGTGTLEHGEFRTLDYGFDFYAPQTTLDDRGRRILIAWMAMWESGMPEQARGWAGAMTLPRVLTLEHGRIAVRPAPELESLRGAETRYAEETIASVAADGLLRGREFPGVSGECVELEVEFEAGTAPVFGIALRIGEDRGEHTVLAYARDEERLILDRERSGAGPGGVRRAPLALREERLRLRIFVDRSSVEVFAGDGELTMTARIYPDAASTGIAFFAEGGEAKILSLRCWPLDR comes from the coding sequence ATGACCGAGTCGCAGCAGTCGCATCGCCGGGCGCTTGAGCGCGCGGAACTTTCAATCGCGGAGCAGCAGGCGGCAGCCGCCGCAGATCCGTGGAGATTGCGCTACCATATCGCGGCGCCCGCTTACTGGATCAACGATCCGAACGGCTTTTGCTTTTTCCGGGGCGAGTACCATCTGTTCTACCAGCATCATCCGTTTTCGCCGCAGTGGGGTCCGATGTATTGGGGTCACGCCAAAAGCGCCGACCTGGCGCATTGGGAACATCTGCCGATCGCGCTCGCGCCTTCCGAAGACTACGATGCCGACGGCTGCTTCTCGGGCAGCGCGATCGAAAAAGACGGCCGGCTGTGGCTGATGTATACGGGCAACCGCTGGACCGGCCCGGATCGGGAAGCGGACCTGCTTCAGGTACAGGCGTTGGCGGTCAGCGACGACGGAACGACTTTTGAAAAATACGCGGGCAATCCCGTCATCGCGGAAGCGCCGGCCGGGAATATTCACCCTTTCCATTTCCGCGATCCGAAAGTATGGGAACATGAAGGCGCTTACTACTGCGTGCTCGGTTCACGGACGCCGGACCATCTCGGACAGGTGCTGCTCTACCGTTCGGACACTCTGACAGACTGGTCGTTCGTCGGAATCATGGCAGGCGGCCGGGAGCCGGCAGGCAAACTGGGCTATATGTGGGAATGCCCGGATCTGTTCGAGCTTGGCGGCGTCCACGTGCTGGCGTTCTCGCCGCAGGGCGTCGCCCCGGACGGCGAATCGTACCTTAATCTGCATCAGGCAGGTTACGTGCTGGGCACGCTGGATTACGGGACCGGCACGCTGGAACACGGCGAATTCCGAACGCTCGATTACGGCTTCGACTTCTACGCGCCGCAGACGACGCTCGACGATCGCGGACGCCGCATTCTGATCGCCTGGATGGCGATGTGGGAAAGCGGCATGCCGGAGCAGGCGCGCGGCTGGGCGGGCGCGATGACGCTGCCGCGCGTGCTGACGCTCGAACACGGGCGGATTGCGGTCCGGCCGGCGCCGGAGCTTGAGTCGCTGCGCGGCGCAGAAACGCGGTACGCGGAAGAGACGATCGCATCCGTGGCCGCGGACGGCCTGCTGCGCGGCCGGGAATTCCCCGGCGTCTCCGGCGAATGCGTCGAACTGGAAGTCGAATTCGAGGCGGGCACGGCGCCTGTGTTCGGCATTGCGCTGCGAATCGGCGAAGACCGCGGCGAGCACACGGTGCTGGCGTACGCCCGGGACGAGGAGCGGTTGATCCTCGATCGGGAGCGCTCCGGCGCCGGGCCCGGCGGGGTACGCCGGGCGCCGCTTGCGCTGCGGGAGGAACGCCTGCGGCTGCGGATCTTCGTCGACCGGTCTTCGGTCGAGGTGTTTGCCGGGGACGGCGAGCTGACGATGACGGCCCGGATCTACCCCGATGCCGCTTCGACCGGCATCGCGTTTTTCGCCGAGGGCGGCGAGGCGAAAATCTTGTCGCTGCGGTGCTGGCCGCTGGACCGCTAA
- a CDS encoding HU family DNA-binding protein produces the protein MTKVNETVNTKELARTLAERTELLNKGQSEEVVNALADVIFETLVSGKNVKLNGIGVLEARQVEAGTVQNPALYTKLIEQGMSKDDAKA, from the coding sequence ATGACTAAAGTAAATGAAACAGTAAATACGAAAGAACTAGCACGGACATTAGCAGAGCGAACGGAACTTTTAAACAAAGGTCAATCAGAAGAAGTAGTAAATGCACTTGCAGACGTAATCTTTGAAACTCTAGTATCCGGTAAAAACGTTAAGCTGAACGGTATTGGTGTACTAGAAGCTCGTCAAGTTGAAGCAGGCACAGTACAGAATCCAGCCCTATATACTAAGCTTATTGAGCAAGGTATGAGTAAAGATGATGCAAAAGCTTAA
- a CDS encoding helix-turn-helix domain-containing protein → MSETTTIKPIIAKIIKGLRLKNKMNQEDLAAACGADRTYISLIERGKMEPSLTKIFDLSKALGITGSQFVRMIELEEMRLKELSGEDIEK, encoded by the coding sequence TTGTCAGAAACCACTACGATTAAACCGATCATAGCTAAGATCATTAAAGGATTAAGATTAAAGAATAAGATGAATCAAGAGGATTTAGCCGCTGCTTGTGGAGCAGATCGAACCTACATATCGCTTATAGAAAGAGGGAAAATGGAACCGTCTTTAACAAAGATATTTGATTTATCGAAAGCGTTAGGGATTACTGGAAGTCAGTTTGTAAGGATGATTGAGTTAGAGGAAATGAGATTGAAAGAGTTATCAGGGGAAGATATTGAGAAATAA
- the loaP gene encoding antiterminator LoaP, protein MDWYVLFVVTGQEDTIRSLINNYFEKSKLHAVVPKRKLTERKLGRSNEVCKVMFPGYVLLYGQINLEIYYDLKQIPGCYRLLNNINNSVDKGVKRNNISKEDIMEEGMRRENLFSIIEKKDMILLSQLINEEGVIERSNLYIKDAQIKVISGPLKGKETLIKKIDSRKGRARIVLNFMGEEKNLDVGIELSEK, encoded by the coding sequence ATGGATTGGTATGTATTATTCGTTGTAACCGGACAAGAAGATACCATACGATCGTTAATTAATAATTATTTTGAAAAATCCAAACTTCATGCAGTTGTACCGAAAAGAAAATTAACAGAACGAAAACTAGGTCGGTCTAATGAGGTTTGCAAGGTTATGTTTCCCGGATACGTACTTTTATACGGTCAAATAAACTTAGAAATTTACTACGATCTCAAACAAATACCCGGTTGTTATCGATTATTAAACAATATCAATAATTCTGTTGACAAAGGGGTAAAAAGGAATAATATATCTAAAGAGGATATTATGGAAGAGGGGATGAGGAGGGAGAATCTATTTTCTATAATCGAAAAAAAAGATATGATTTTACTTTCACAACTTATAAATGAGGAGGGAGTTATTGAACGATCAAATTTATACATAAAAGATGCACAAATAAAAGTAATCAGCGGACCTTTAAAAGGTAAAGAAACGCTTATTAAAAAAATTGATAGTCGTAAAGGTCGAGCCAGAATTGTTTTGAATTTCATGGGGGAAGAAAAAAATTTGGATGTGGGTATCGAATTATCGGAAAAATAA
- a CDS encoding excalibur calcium-binding domain-containing protein, with translation MLLLLLLGGCGAGGQAEDVYVTPPVESEAAVQPPAEQAGSDTGGGLPDTDLSAAGSKPSADAEVSADVPVSGQTQEPQSTDMPEQPSEPDDPDAQAARPVEETAAESAAAYWRIDGGDANIRTAPDYGSKSILIGREGRDLEYLHRKMFDPRDSRIWYNVQTNNGDIGWISRAVVIQSDGRYFAEGPEAPEDFSGDSSTTAAADSVSGSAVRYYAIREANIRQSPSINAATVGQTAGGSALDSLNDQWYDPSDGRTWYYVRTPSGLDGWISSKMVSGYAPSADPSDAEDAAQGETGVYYENCDAAEAAGAAPVYADDPGYAGRLDRDSDGIGCEISDWDGYDGGSSDYADVPVSSADSTVYFRNCSVARAAGAAPVYAGDPGYSRKLDRDGDGVGCE, from the coding sequence TTGCTTCTGCTGCTTCTACTCGGCGGCTGCGGAGCAGGCGGGCAAGCCGAGGACGTCTACGTTACGCCGCCGGTGGAATCCGAAGCGGCCGTGCAGCCGCCGGCGGAGCAGGCCGGCTCGGACACGGGAGGAGGCTTGCCGGATACCGATCTCTCCGCCGCAGGCTCCAAACCGTCCGCAGACGCCGAAGTTTCCGCAGACGTTCCGGTTTCCGGGCAGACTCAGGAGCCGCAGAGTACCGATATGCCGGAGCAGCCTTCCGAACCGGACGATCCGGACGCTCAGGCTGCCCGCCCGGTCGAAGAGACGGCGGCCGAAAGCGCCGCCGCGTACTGGAGAATCGACGGCGGCGACGCGAATATCCGCACCGCGCCCGATTACGGGTCCAAGTCGATCCTGATCGGCCGGGAAGGGCGGGACCTTGAATATTTGCACCGCAAAATGTTCGATCCCCGCGACTCCCGAATCTGGTACAATGTCCAGACGAATAACGGCGATATCGGCTGGATCAGCCGCGCCGTCGTGATCCAGTCGGACGGCCGTTACTTCGCGGAAGGACCGGAAGCGCCGGAAGATTTCTCCGGGGACAGTTCGACGACGGCGGCGGCCGATTCGGTTTCCGGCTCGGCGGTCCGCTATTACGCGATCCGCGAAGCGAATATCCGGCAATCGCCTTCGATCAACGCCGCCACGGTCGGCCAGACGGCCGGCGGCTCGGCGCTCGACAGCCTGAACGACCAATGGTACGACCCGTCGGACGGCCGCACATGGTATTACGTGCGTACGCCGTCCGGTCTGGACGGCTGGATTAGCAGCAAAATGGTGAGCGGATACGCGCCGTCCGCCGATCCGTCGGACGCGGAAGACGCCGCGCAGGGCGAGACCGGCGTGTATTACGAGAACTGCGACGCCGCGGAAGCGGCGGGAGCCGCACCTGTCTACGCAGACGATCCGGGGTACGCCGGTCGTCTGGACCGCGACAGCGACGGGATCGGCTGCGAGATCAGCGATTGGGACGGCTACGACGGCGGATCGTCGGATTACGCCGACGTGCCGGTCTCGTCCGCAGACAGTACCGTCTACTTCCGCAACTGCAGCGTCGCCCGGGCGGCCGGAGCGGCGCCCGTCTACGCGGGCGACCCCGGCTATTCGCGCAAACTGGATCGCGACGGCGACGGCGTCGGCTGCGAATGA
- a CDS encoding 4'-phosphopantetheinyl transferase family protein encodes MSELNESLKASICITRFVADSPFEEIVDYLQEEELSYYAGLQVEKRRKSFLLGRLCAKKAIQSYSDIENLKRILIRRGIFQQPIVVATLCSNVQVSITHSNDIGAAIAFSEGCSMGIDIEKISEESEVIESVLTQKERNLIQTLSMNSTAALYLMWTAKEALSKILKTGFTTPPQVFEIEKIHLHSSYASSEYTNFSQFKATSFQAGDYIVSIVHPKRTLIDLKMLNYLISKTQAICSFH; translated from the coding sequence ATGAGTGAATTGAATGAAAGTTTAAAAGCAAGCATATGTATTACCCGATTCGTAGCCGACTCGCCTTTTGAAGAAATTGTCGATTACTTGCAAGAAGAAGAATTAAGTTATTATGCCGGTCTTCAAGTGGAAAAGAGAAGAAAAAGCTTCTTGCTGGGAAGGTTATGTGCAAAAAAAGCGATTCAATCTTATTCGGATATTGAGAATCTTAAAAGAATTTTAATAAGAAGAGGTATTTTTCAACAACCGATTGTGGTTGCCACTTTATGTTCAAACGTTCAAGTCAGCATAACGCATTCTAACGATATCGGAGCGGCAATTGCTTTCTCTGAAGGATGCTCTATGGGAATCGACATAGAAAAAATATCGGAAGAATCTGAAGTAATCGAATCCGTATTAACGCAAAAAGAAAGAAACCTTATCCAAACGTTAAGTATGAATTCCACTGCGGCTTTATACTTGATGTGGACAGCTAAAGAAGCACTTTCTAAAATACTGAAGACTGGCTTTACGACGCCGCCTCAAGTTTTTGAAATCGAAAAGATACACCTACATTCGAGTTATGCCTCAAGTGAATATACGAACTTTTCACAGTTTAAGGCAACGTCTTTTCAAGCAGGTGATTATATAGTTTCTATTGTGCATCCAAAGCGCACACTTATCGATTTAAAAATGCTAAATTATTTAATCTCAAAAACGCAAGCGATCTGCTCTTTTCATTGA
- a CDS encoding ROK family protein, with product MQPAAHSSIKVKKMNEEAVRQALRNAGSGTKTQIAQITGLSIATCGTLLGEMLESGEALEDEPEQSSGGRRARRYVYNADHTHAACICAMYEKEKPTLLYAVADSFGRILERRAEEVDALDEAAIDTLIGALLSRYAQIKAVGIGIPGLVHEGVINICDAAELIGVPLGQRIEQKYGVKVTVENDMNLTVYGLYGQQPWAEPETAAAMIFVPGCFPGAGLMIDGRIHRGASRFAGEVSFLPFGMSRDEQFERLNVKETFVPLAAHAVASLAAIVNPRLIALMGDQVDAADMPAIRELCLTVIPAEHMPELTFVKTPEEPYMQGLIAMTLESLSYSFKLVENKH from the coding sequence ATGCAGCCTGCTGCGCACAGTTCGATCAAGGTCAAGAAAATGAACGAAGAAGCTGTTCGTCAGGCGCTGCGGAATGCGGGGTCCGGCACCAAGACGCAGATCGCGCAGATAACCGGGCTGAGCATAGCTACCTGCGGCACGCTGCTGGGCGAGATGCTGGAGAGCGGGGAAGCGCTGGAAGACGAACCGGAACAGTCGAGTGGAGGACGCCGGGCGCGCCGCTACGTTTATAACGCGGATCATACGCATGCGGCCTGTATCTGTGCGATGTATGAAAAAGAAAAACCGACGCTTCTCTACGCGGTCGCCGATTCGTTCGGCCGCATTCTGGAACGCCGCGCCGAAGAAGTGGACGCGCTCGACGAAGCGGCTATCGATACGCTCATCGGCGCGCTGCTGTCGCGGTACGCCCAGATCAAAGCGGTAGGCATCGGCATCCCCGGGTTGGTGCACGAAGGCGTGATCAATATCTGCGACGCGGCCGAACTGATCGGCGTTCCGTTAGGGCAGCGCATCGAACAGAAATACGGCGTCAAAGTCACGGTGGAAAATGATATGAATTTGACCGTGTACGGTCTGTACGGGCAGCAGCCGTGGGCAGAACCGGAAACGGCTGCGGCGATGATCTTCGTACCGGGTTGTTTTCCCGGCGCGGGCTTGATGATCGACGGACGGATTCACCGCGGCGCGAGTCGTTTCGCGGGGGAAGTCTCGTTTCTGCCGTTCGGCATGTCGCGCGACGAACAGTTTGAACGCTTGAACGTCAAAGAAACGTTCGTGCCGCTTGCCGCGCATGCCGTGGCGAGTCTGGCGGCGATCGTGAATCCGCGGCTGATCGCCTTGATGGGCGATCAGGTCGACGCGGCGGATATGCCGGCGATCCGGGAACTCTGCCTGACCGTCATTCCGGCCGAACATATGCCGGAGCTGACGTTTGTGAAAACGCCGGAAGAGCCGTATATGCAGGGACTGATCGCGATGACGCTGGAGAGTCTGTCGTATTCGTTCAAGTTGGTAGAAAACAAACATTAA
- a CDS encoding SU10 major capsid protein, with translation MATFTSNNFTSAQSISLVNEIALVGIQDAPLLSMLTARGQVGKAQGRIQTWLEYALDTSNAAGKPEGEDPIGTVFSGRRELNNALEIFSKASKVTGTAQAIENGILSQEIQMRLKELKVAMNQKLISGTFNDGSNGQPRTMRGLENWVPAAGIITNATVTEQAIKDAVRVLYNNGTNTGDVVAILNADMKEAVDEIFVNRTSYSHNVDAPFGANTYGMKVDQLQTNYGTVNFLVDRSAGANAITFANADYLFVDYLRAPHFEPLAKTGDAEGGFVVAEATLRVMSDKAVSKLTIASGARTASK, from the coding sequence ATGGCAACATTCACAAGTAATAACTTCACTTCAGCACAATCTATTTCACTGGTAAACGAGATCGCCCTGGTAGGCATTCAAGATGCTCCGTTGCTTTCTATGCTAACGGCTCGTGGACAAGTAGGTAAAGCGCAAGGACGCATTCAAACGTGGTTAGAATACGCTTTAGACACTTCTAACGCTGCTGGTAAGCCAGAAGGTGAAGACCCAATTGGAACAGTATTCAGCGGTCGTAGAGAGCTTAATAACGCGCTTGAAATCTTCTCAAAGGCAAGCAAGGTTACAGGCACAGCACAAGCTATCGAGAATGGTATTCTTAGCCAAGAAATTCAAATGCGCTTAAAAGAACTTAAAGTAGCAATGAATCAAAAACTGATTTCTGGTACATTCAATGACGGCTCTAACGGTCAGCCAAGAACTATGCGTGGACTTGAGAACTGGGTTCCTGCTGCTGGTATTATCACTAATGCTACTGTTACAGAACAAGCAATTAAAGATGCAGTCCGTGTGCTTTATAACAATGGAACAAATACAGGAGACGTTGTAGCGATTCTTAATGCAGATATGAAAGAAGCGGTAGACGAAATCTTTGTTAATCGTACTTCTTATTCTCACAACGTAGATGCTCCATTCGGCGCAAATACTTATGGTATGAAAGTAGATCAGCTTCAAACAAATTATGGTACAGTGAATTTTCTTGTTGATCGTAGCGCTGGTGCAAATGCAATTACATTCGCCAATGCAGATTATCTGTTCGTTGATTATCTACGCGCACCACACTTCGAACCACTTGCTAAAACTGGTGACGCTGAAGGCGGTTTTGTAGTTGCTGAAGCCACTCTACGCGTAATGAGTGACAAAGCAGTATCTAAACTCACAATCGCTTCTGGTGCTCGTACGGCAAGTAAATAA
- a CDS encoding sugar O-acetyltransferase has translation MTQRTEKQKMLAGELYKAWDEELTNERNRARRLVRQYNATTEEEEALRAEIIRELFGSTGANFGIEPNLRVDYGSNIHVGENFYANFDCTILDVCEVRIGDNCMLAPGVSLYTATHPIDPYERIAGPELGKPITIGHNVWIGGRAVINPGVTIGDNAVIASGAVVTKDVPANVIVGGNPARIIREIPVGERPA, from the coding sequence ATGACGCAGCGTACGGAAAAACAAAAAATGCTGGCGGGAGAACTGTACAAAGCCTGGGACGAGGAACTGACGAACGAACGCAATCGCGCCCGCCGGCTCGTGCGGCAGTATAACGCGACAACCGAGGAAGAAGAAGCGCTTCGAGCCGAAATCATCCGCGAACTATTCGGTTCGACAGGCGCCAATTTCGGTATTGAGCCCAATCTGCGCGTCGATTACGGGTCCAACATTCACGTCGGCGAAAATTTCTACGCCAACTTCGACTGCACCATTCTCGACGTGTGCGAGGTCCGTATCGGAGACAACTGCATGCTCGCGCCGGGGGTCAGCCTGTACACGGCGACCCATCCGATCGATCCGTACGAGCGGATCGCGGGACCGGAGCTGGGCAAGCCGATCACGATCGGGCATAACGTCTGGATCGGAGGCCGCGCGGTGATCAATCCCGGCGTTACGATCGGGGACAACGCGGTCATCGCGTCGGGAGCCGTCGTAACGAAGGACGTGCCGGCGAATGTGATCGTCGGCGGCAATCCGGCGCGGATTATCCGCGAGATTCCAGTCGGCGAGCGCCCGGCGTAA
- a CDS encoding glycerol dehydrogenase: protein MSEKVFISPGKYVQGKDVVDKAGEYAKSLGRSALVIADKIVWPIAGDRVANSLEAAGISTKRAEFQGEASRGEIKRIAELGEGVDLVVGVGGGKTLDTAKAVNDVLGAACVIVPTTASTDAPTSALSVLYTDEGAFDAYSFYKKNPDLILVDTRVIAGAPPLFLTSGIADALATWVECRAVIEARATTMAGGLTTLAAEAIARKCEETLFDYGLLAYESVKRKVVTPALDAVIEANTLLSGLGFESGGLAGAHAIHNGFTVLEGDIHHMTHGQKVTFGTLVQLALERRSLQEIERYIDFYLKLDLPVTLEDLHLKDVSNEDLYRVAEAATKEGETAHNLPFPVTAGDVLDAILAADQYSLAYKAKIGR from the coding sequence ATGAGCGAAAAAGTATTTATTAGCCCCGGCAAATACGTACAGGGCAAAGACGTCGTAGACAAAGCGGGCGAATATGCCAAATCGTTGGGCCGATCGGCGCTCGTCATCGCGGACAAAATCGTCTGGCCGATCGCCGGCGACCGCGTCGCGAACAGTCTTGAAGCAGCCGGCATTTCGACCAAGCGGGCCGAATTCCAGGGCGAAGCTTCGCGCGGCGAGATCAAGCGGATCGCCGAACTCGGCGAAGGCGTCGATCTCGTCGTCGGCGTAGGCGGCGGCAAAACGCTCGATACGGCCAAAGCGGTCAACGACGTGCTCGGCGCCGCCTGCGTGATCGTGCCGACGACCGCTTCCACCGACGCACCGACCAGCGCTCTGTCCGTGCTGTATACCGACGAAGGCGCTTTTGACGCCTATTCGTTCTATAAGAAAAATCCCGACCTGATCCTCGTCGATACGCGGGTCATCGCCGGCGCTCCGCCGCTGTTCCTCACTTCGGGCATCGCCGACGCGCTCGCCACGTGGGTGGAATGCCGTGCCGTTATCGAAGCGAGAGCGACCACGATGGCCGGCGGCCTGACGACGCTCGCGGCGGAAGCGATCGCGCGCAAATGCGAAGAGACGCTGTTCGACTACGGGCTGCTCGCCTACGAGTCGGTCAAACGCAAAGTCGTGACGCCGGCGCTGGACGCGGTCATCGAAGCGAACACGCTTCTCAGCGGACTCGGCTTCGAAAGCGGCGGACTCGCCGGCGCGCACGCAATCCACAACGGCTTCACCGTGCTCGAAGGCGATATCCACCATATGACGCACGGCCAGAAAGTGACATTCGGCACGCTCGTACAGCTCGCGCTCGAACGCCGTTCGCTGCAGGAAATCGAACGTTATATCGATTTCTATCTCAAGCTCGACCTGCCGGTCACGCTCGAAGATCTGCACCTCAAAGACGTGTCGAACGAAGATCTGTACCGCGTCGCCGAAGCTGCCACGAAGGAAGGCGAGACGGCGCACAACCTGCCGTTCCCGGTCACCGCGGGCGACGTGCTCGATGCCATCCTCGCGGCCGATCAATATTCGCTCGCTTACAAAGCGAAGATCGGACGCTGA
- a CDS encoding copper amine oxidase N-terminal domain-containing protein encodes MKNKAYKWIVGLLAGSLLISPLLPVEVEAASQAAPSLSINGGTAQGGEVEIRGGRTYIAVQAASERLGFRVDYNRGSKLVTLLRPDTMLKMTLGRAEADIDGKRVKIGAAAFVENGQVYVPVQALASALKSKSGWKAEAKTVTLSDPGRYVIHSEGGQTVWVSFAKGDVYSLEAGAPKKLAGANVSGLDWGTVDVRALGSGSYLLSVGREYVASSQTVHNRFQFVVQKGKVTKQAHYRYSGMYNTDVFGPKTLPAQRAYVSDGRTVQVVGAGGRAAADYDLAKLTKQTGPFIVESVTADYLLVRAFDTLQPTVIDLNTGRSSLLYKTLLGQSERAEWDEVTTDVGERVLLQSRLRFVKQEGNRLDFTYKKIASGPDQFGREFKVSYTLKPS; translated from the coding sequence ATGAAAAACAAAGCGTATAAATGGATCGTGGGACTGTTGGCAGGCAGCCTGCTGATCTCGCCGCTGCTGCCGGTCGAAGTCGAAGCGGCGTCGCAGGCGGCACCGTCGCTGTCGATCAACGGAGGAACGGCGCAGGGCGGAGAAGTGGAGATCCGCGGCGGACGGACTTACATAGCGGTCCAGGCGGCGTCGGAGCGGCTCGGCTTCCGGGTCGACTACAACCGTGGTTCGAAACTCGTCACGCTGCTGCGCCCGGATACGATGCTGAAGATGACGCTGGGCCGGGCGGAAGCGGACATCGACGGAAAACGCGTCAAAATCGGAGCCGCGGCGTTTGTCGAGAACGGACAGGTATACGTGCCGGTTCAAGCGCTTGCATCGGCTCTCAAAAGCAAAAGCGGCTGGAAAGCCGAAGCCAAAACGGTGACGCTGAGCGACCCCGGCCGGTACGTGATCCACTCGGAAGGCGGACAGACGGTCTGGGTGTCTTTTGCCAAGGGAGATGTCTATTCGCTGGAAGCCGGCGCTCCGAAAAAGCTCGCAGGCGCCAACGTCTCGGGGCTCGATTGGGGAACGGTCGACGTGCGGGCGCTGGGCAGCGGTTCCTACCTGCTCTCGGTCGGACGGGAATACGTCGCTTCGTCGCAGACGGTGCATAACCGGTTCCAGTTCGTCGTGCAAAAAGGGAAAGTGACGAAGCAGGCGCATTATCGGTATTCCGGCATGTACAACACCGACGTCTTCGGACCGAAAACGCTCCCGGCACAGCGCGCCTACGTAAGCGACGGCCGGACGGTGCAGGTCGTGGGCGCCGGCGGCCGGGCCGCGGCGGATTACGATCTGGCGAAGCTGACGAAGCAGACCGGACCTTTTATCGTCGAATCGGTCACGGCCGATTATTTGCTCGTGCGAGCGTTCGACACGCTTCAGCCGACCGTGATCGACCTGAACACGGGCCGCTCGTCGCTGCTGTACAAAACGCTGCTCGGACAAAGTGAGCGGGCGGAATGGGACGAAGTGACGACAGACGTCGGCGAACGGGTGCTGCTGCAGTCCAGACTCCGCTTCGTGAAGCAGGAAGGCAATCGGCTGGATTTCACGTATAAAAAGATTGCTTCCGGACCGGACCAGTTCGGCCGCGAATTCAAAGTCAGTTATACGTTGAAGCCGTCGTAA